The proteins below are encoded in one region of Hordeum vulgare subsp. vulgare chromosome 3H, MorexV3_pseudomolecules_assembly, whole genome shotgun sequence:
- the LOC123441132 gene encoding pathogenesis-related protein PRB1-3-like, with product MEYSPKLAAALLLALTSAMIVTAQNDDADYMVNAHNEVRAAIGVGPVTWDPIVAAYAQSFAEKRRADCQPILSPEGGPYGENIFRAPGTEWNAIDAVIYWASGKQYYDHATNTCSAPTGESCDEYLNLVWRDTKTIGCGAVVCDGNAGVFVICSYSPPHMVGQIPY from the coding sequence ATGGAGTACTCTCCAAAGCTAGCTGCAGCACTGCTCTTAGCCCTCACGTCCGCCATGATCGTCACCGCCCAGAATGACGACGCTGACTACATGGTGAATGCCCACAACGAAGTGCGCGCCGCCATCGGTGTGGGGCCGGTGACGTGGGACCCCATAGTGGCGGCGTACGCGCAGTCATTCGCGGAGAAGCGCCGCGCCGACTGCCAGCCAATACTCTCTCCGGAGGGCGGTCCATACGGAGAGAACATCTTTCGGGCCCCTGGTACCGAATGGAATGCGATAGACGCAGTGATTTATTGGGCGTCCGGGAAGCAGTACTACGACCACGCCACCAACACTTGCTCCGCACCTACGGGTGAGTCGTGCGATGAATACTTGAATTTGGTGTGGAGGGACACGAAGACCATCGGTTGCGGCGCTGTCGTCTGTGACGGCAATGCCGGTGTGTTTGTCATTTGCAGCTACAGCCCGCCGCACATGGTTGGGCAGATTCCATACTAG